A window of Patescibacteria group bacterium contains these coding sequences:
- a CDS encoding serine hydrolase, whose translation MKKNILLFLVFVSFVFPNVSFAIEKDINYVDFTKWYEEKFKVSVPFKAVAILDYNTSEPLYYFQERKQMPSASLIKLVTAGTFLQFPIDWNKNVSFSYNDNEGDLRKYVGPKDSFVLLRIDDKDSISVKNMFASMLIISANNSANAISYIPGVSKETFIDAMRGVAKTWKMEDTKIDDPSGLSLGDITTARDMAFATCYAFKNPKISEFSSKPEFNFLTNLGQEKKLKHTVYDLRNNSDNYFGAKTGFLYETRFHLVAGFITPKNQKICVSILSTNTRKESEDILNILGDWVDDMYKL comes from the coding sequence ATGAAAAAGAATATATTATTATTTTTGGTTTTTGTTTCCTTTGTTTTTCCAAACGTGTCTTTTGCTATAGAAAAAGATATAAATTATGTAGATTTTACTAAATGGTATGAAGAAAAGTTTAAGGTTTCTGTTCCTTTTAAAGCTGTTGCTATCTTGGATTATAACACATCTGAGCCATTGTATTATTTTCAAGAAAGAAAGCAAATGCCAAGTGCAAGCTTAATAAAGCTAGTTACAGCAGGAACATTTTTGCAATTTCCTATAGATTGGAACAAAAATGTCTCTTTTTCTTATAATGATAATGAGGGAGATTTGAGGAAATATGTCGGACCAAAGGATAGTTTTGTTTTGTTAAGAATAGATGATAAAGACTCTATAAGTGTAAAAAACATGTTTGCATCAATGCTTATTATATCAGCAAATAACAGTGCAAATGCTATTTCTTATATTCCTGGAGTTAGCAAAGAGACGTTTATTGATGCAATGCGTGGTGTTGCAAAAACTTGGAAAATGGAAGATACTAAAATAGATGATCCTTCTGGACTTTCATTGGGTGATATTACAACAGCTCGTGATATGGCTTTTGCAACATGTTATGCTTTCAAAAATCCTAAAATATCAGAGTTTTCATCAAAACCAGAATTTAATTTCCTAACTAATTTAGGTCAAGAAAAAAAGTTAAAACACACTGTATATGATCTAAGAAATAATTCAGATAATTATTTTGGTGCAAAGACTGGATTTTTGTATGAGACAAGATTTCATTTGGTAGCTGGATTTATTACACCAAAAAATCAAAAAATTTGCGTATCAATACTTAGTACAAATACTAGAAAAGAATCAGAAGATATTTTAAATATATTGGGTGATTGGGTGGATGATATGTATAAACTATGA
- a CDS encoding HD domain-containing protein, which translates to MIKKEKKFINLISDCSKKDMNILISALDFSIKVHRGQKRKSGEDYVIHPISVAHNIYKKYKDINLTVAALLHDVVEDGQWINMRKIYKKFGGDVGFIVDAVTKTTNHYYNNKKIFSDKIGKMLWGGMKDPRVLLLKIFDRENNLSDLENLTSHKQVRMSFETQAIYYPLHKILQINKELTLKETGKIFNAFLLNNNIKDENQLKDYLLKDCFFEISNYMYNMIYKNSDRVIWTIEDKSFYSDLCNDKNFYNTISLLSLWSDGKNFRAAFSFKKGIIPNNINTKFKILKYKK; encoded by the coding sequence ATGATTAAAAAAGAAAAAAAGTTTATAAATTTGATTTCAGATTGTTCTAAAAAAGACATGAATATTTTGATTTCTGCTCTTGATTTTTCTATTAAAGTTCATAGAGGGCAAAAGCGTAAGTCCGGAGAAGATTATGTGATTCATCCTATATCTGTAGCGCATAATATATATAAAAAATATAAAGATATAAATTTAACAGTAGCTGCGTTACTTCATGATGTAGTTGAAGATGGACAATGGATAAATATGCGCAAAATATATAAGAAATTTGGGGGTGATGTAGGCTTTATAGTAGATGCAGTGACAAAGACGACTAATCATTATTATAATAATAAAAAAATATTTTCTGATAAGATAGGAAAAATGCTTTGGGGTGGAATGAAAGATCCAAGAGTATTATTGTTAAAAATTTTTGATAGAGAAAATAATTTATCTGATTTGGAAAATTTAACTTCTCATAAACAGGTTAGAATGTCATTTGAAACACAGGCTATATATTATCCACTACATAAAATTTTACAAATAAACAAAGAGTTAACATTAAAAGAGACGGGAAAAATATTTAATGCATTTTTGTTAAATAATAATATAAAAGATGAAAATCAGTTAAAAGATTATTTATTAAAAGATTGTTTTTTTGAAATATCAAATTATATGTATAATATGATTTATAAAAATAGTGATAGGGTTATTTGGACTATTGAAGATAAATCTTTTTATTCAGATTTGTGTAATGATAAAAATTTTTATAATACCATAAGTCTTTTATCTCTTTGGTCGGATGGAAAAAATTTTAGAGCAGCTTTTTCTTTTAAAAAAGGAATTATTCCAAATAATATAAATACAAAATTTAAAATATTAAAATATAAAAAATAA
- a CDS encoding L-histidine N(alpha)-methyltransferase, protein MKPKIHSLISDSELDVGLLDDLKDRILDQKHFYTGELAANLYYKNKFAKKTYFKNSLGMNNYINFFNKNVPIKQENTALISLGCGDSDFEKIILDSLEIEGSNFSYIGVDSSRYMLELSAKKLEKSKFKNSLVCGDFSSHNFRSEIGYLINDYKNKVFGLLGGTIGNIIPTNIVDTLGNMLNKGDYLWVTLVLREGLDEEHNFEIFNYYAQYLNDSAVSQFKFNPLKKLKVPYENGKLVLEMQKEDFIGALKFIFSFEFTKKTVISFRDEKIIILPGEKIELLNNRAYDMNIFKKFFIEHDFKCVAEESKGRRGQILLMKK, encoded by the coding sequence ATGAAACCAAAAATACATAGCTTAATTTCAGATTCAGAATTAGACGTAGGATTATTAGATGATTTAAAAGATAGAATTTTGGATCAAAAGCATTTTTACACTGGAGAATTGGCAGCAAATTTGTATTACAAAAATAAGTTTGCAAAAAAAACATATTTTAAGAATAGTTTAGGTATGAATAATTATATTAATTTTTTTAATAAAAATGTTCCTATCAAACAAGAAAATACAGCACTTATATCTCTTGGTTGTGGAGATTCTGATTTTGAAAAAATTATATTAGATTCACTTGAAATAGAAGGATCAAATTTTTCTTATATTGGCGTAGATTCATCTAGATATATGTTGGAGCTTTCTGCTAAAAAACTAGAAAAATCAAAATTTAAAAATAGTCTTGTATGTGGAGATTTTTCATCTCATAATTTTAGATCCGAAATAGGATATTTGATTAATGATTATAAAAATAAAGTATTTGGACTTTTGGGCGGTACTATAGGAAATATTATTCCAACAAATATTGTTGATACTTTAGGTAACATGCTTAATAAAGGTGATTATCTATGGGTTACTTTAGTTTTAAGAGAAGGTCTTGATGAAGAACATAATTTTGAAATATTTAATTATTATGCACAATATTTGAATGATAGTGCTGTATCACAATTTAAATTCAATCCACTTAAAAAGTTAAAAGTTCCATATGAAAATGGAAAACTTGTTTTGGAAATGCAAAAAGAGGACTTTATAGGAGCTTTAAAATTTATATTTAGTTTTGAGTTTACAAAAAAAACAGTTATTAGTTTTAGAGATGAAAAAATAATAATTTTGCCAGGAGAAAAAATAGAATTGTTAAATAATAGAGCTTATGATATGAATATATTTAAGAAATTTTTTATTGAGCATGATTTTAAATGTGTTGCAGAAGAAAGTAAGGGGCGTAGAGGACAAATATTACTTATGAAAAAATAA
- a CDS encoding ABC transporter permease, giving the protein MTIKNSIQLAINSMIHNKSRTILTVLGMVIGVSSIIVVFSAGEGIRGLITGQIESFGTNIIETEIRIPTDKNKSEVSQNTGSATGMAQGIQITTMTLKDVEDIEKLPNIKSGYGAIMGQELASYENKRKKIFLMGVNASFIDIDKSEIKEGRFFSDAEDKSLAKVIVLGSKIKQDLFNDSPAVENFITLGKTKYRVIGIMKERGAMMGMDFDNYAYIPIRTIQKKVLGIDYLMYMIHELNNVKLTDDTAQQIKLILRENHNIDNPEDIPALDDFAVVTMEEMMNTLNSITKYITILLLAIVAVSLIVAGVGIMNIMYVVVSERTFEIGLRKAVGAKYLDIMWQFLMEATIISIFGAIIGIIFGIGLSALIALIANKFGIDWRLAIPIEGFLTSIGFAVSCGLIFGVFPAKKAAGLDPITALQK; this is encoded by the coding sequence ATGACAATAAAAAACTCTATACAACTCGCTATTAATTCAATGATACATAATAAAAGCAGAACTATTTTGACTGTTTTAGGTATGGTAATTGGAGTATCAAGTATTATTGTAGTTTTTTCTGCTGGCGAAGGTATTAGAGGTCTCATAACTGGTCAAATAGAATCTTTTGGAACAAATATAATAGAAACTGAAATAAGAATACCTACAGATAAAAACAAAAGTGAGGTATCCCAAAACACTGGCTCAGCAACTGGAATGGCTCAAGGCATTCAAATAACAACAATGACATTAAAAGATGTTGAAGATATAGAAAAACTACCAAATATAAAATCTGGATATGGTGCCATAATGGGTCAAGAACTTGCATCTTATGAAAATAAAAGAAAAAAAATATTTCTAATGGGTGTAAATGCTTCTTTTATAGATATAGATAAAAGTGAGATAAAAGAGGGAAGATTTTTTAGTGATGCGGAAGACAAGTCACTTGCAAAAGTTATTGTATTAGGATCTAAAATAAAACAAGATCTATTTAACGACTCTCCTGCTGTTGAAAATTTTATAACACTCGGAAAAACAAAATATAGAGTAATAGGAATAATGAAAGAAAGAGGTGCAATGATGGGAATGGATTTTGATAATTATGCCTATATACCTATTAGAACTATTCAAAAAAAGGTTTTGGGAATTGATTATCTTATGTATATGATACATGAATTAAATAATGTAAAATTAACGGATGACACCGCACAACAAATAAAATTAATATTAAGAGAAAATCATAACATAGATAATCCTGAAGATATTCCTGCACTAGATGATTTTGCTGTTGTCACAATGGAAGAAATGATGAACACATTAAATTCTATCACAAAATATATTACAATATTACTTCTTGCAATTGTAGCTGTTTCTCTTATAGTTGCAGGAGTTGGAATCATGAATATAATGTATGTTGTTGTAAGTGAAAGAACATTTGAAATAGGACTTAGAAAAGCAGTCGGTGCAAAATATCTTGACATAATGTGGCAATTTCTTATGGAAGCTACTATAATATCTATCTTTGGCGCAATAATTGGAATAATTTTTGGAATAGGATTATCTGCCTTAATAGCGCTTATTGCAAATAAATTTGGAATTGACTGGCGATTAGCAATACCTATTGAGGGATTTTTAACATCAATAGGATTTGCAGTTTCTTGTGGATTAATTTTTGGAGTTTTTCCAGCAAAAAAAGCGGCTGGATTAGATCCAATAACCGCTTTACAAAAATAA
- a CDS encoding ABC transporter permease, which yields MFELVKQSAKISIMSLLANKARSFLTMLGIIIGVSAVIVITSIGNGAQDLILSQIKSLGTDSISIMPGKSEKNGPPASVMGIVITTLTYEDAKALLEKKNSQNIISVAAYSNGSVNVGWKSNSINTDISGTNVDHLYVSDAEMEFGRFFTESEETNLAKVAVLGSQIKKDLFGNSEAIGQKIKIKKQVFEVIGIMKEKGNVGFQSFDGRVFVPIKTMQKLILGVNHVGIIRAKVDYEKNVPLAIIDAEKTLRERHSIKDSSGENDDFSVRSAAEAMDIVTTITNALKFFLAAMAAISLVVGGIGIMNIMLVNVSERTNELGLRKALGANNKNILTQFLIESTFLTLIGGTIGIIFGILVSFLISVIMNLLKYNWGFHISAYSIIMGLVVSTSIGLIFGIYPAKKASKLNPIEALRYE from the coding sequence ATGTTTGAATTAGTTAAACAATCCGCAAAAATATCTATTATGTCTCTTCTAGCCAATAAAGCTAGGAGTTTCTTAACTATGCTTGGAATAATAATTGGAGTTTCTGCTGTTATAGTAATTACTTCTATTGGAAATGGCGCACAAGATTTGATTCTTTCGCAAATAAAAAGTCTTGGAACCGATTCTATAAGTATAATGCCAGGAAAATCAGAAAAAAATGGTCCACCTGCTTCTGTTATGGGAATAGTCATTACGACTCTTACATATGAAGACGCAAAAGCTCTCTTAGAAAAAAAGAATTCTCAAAACATAATCTCTGTTGCAGCATATTCAAATGGTAGTGTAAATGTAGGTTGGAAATCAAACAGTATAAACACAGATATAAGTGGTACAAACGTTGACCATTTATATGTTTCTGATGCTGAAATGGAATTTGGAAGATTCTTTACAGAAAGTGAAGAAACAAATTTAGCAAAGGTTGCTGTTCTAGGAAGTCAAATAAAAAAGGATCTTTTTGGAAATTCAGAAGCTATAGGACAAAAAATCAAAATCAAAAAACAAGTATTTGAAGTTATAGGTATAATGAAAGAAAAAGGAAATGTAGGATTTCAAAGTTTTGACGGTAGAGTATTTGTTCCTATAAAAACAATGCAAAAATTAATTCTGGGTGTAAATCATGTTGGAATTATAAGAGCAAAAGTAGATTATGAAAAAAATGTACCTCTTGCTATAATAGATGCCGAAAAAACATTAAGAGAAAGACATTCTATAAAAGATTCTAGTGGAGAAAATGATGACTTTAGCGTTAGAAGTGCTGCTGAAGCAATGGATATTGTAACAACTATTACAAATGCTTTAAAATTTTTCTTAGCAGCAATGGCAGCTATATCTCTCGTTGTTGGTGGAATTGGAATTATGAATATAATGCTTGTAAATGTAAGTGAAAGAACAAATGAACTAGGTCTTAGAAAAGCACTTGGTGCAAATAACAAAAATATACTTACACAATTTTTAATAGAATCAACATTTTTAACTCTTATTGGTGGAACAATAGGAATTATTTTTGGAATACTTGTATCATTTTTAATAAGTGTAATAATGAATTTATTAAAATATAATTGGGGATTTCATATATCAGCATATTCTATAATTATGGGCCTTGTTGTTTCAACATCCATTGGATTGATATTTGGAATATACCCAGCCAAAAAAGCTAGCAAACTTAATCCAATAGAAGCGTTAAGATACGAATAA
- a CDS encoding ABC transporter ATP-binding protein — MLLTIKNISKEYENGEATTKVLCDVSFNIEKGEFVSIMGPSGSGKSTLMHILGLLDRQTSGTYLFEGEDVSKLNDNELANFRNEKIGFVFQAFHLLPKTTVLENVMLPLIYSKDKKNHEAKAKKILEDVGLSHRINHFTNQISGGEKQRVAIARALVNNPDVLFADEPTGNLDSKSGKQIMEILQELNNMGHTIILVTHETSTAEHADRIIKIIDGEIVEDYAVKDKKIAKNEIGIK; from the coding sequence ATGCTACTAACAATAAAAAACATATCAAAAGAATATGAAAATGGTGAAGCGACTACAAAAGTTTTATGCGATGTTTCTTTTAATATAGAAAAGGGCGAATTCGTTTCAATTATGGGTCCAAGTGGTAGTGGTAAATCAACGCTAATGCATATTTTAGGTTTACTAGATAGACAAACAAGTGGAACATATTTATTTGAAGGAGAAGATGTGTCCAAACTAAATGATAATGAACTTGCCAATTTTAGAAACGAAAAAATCGGATTTGTTTTTCAGGCATTTCATTTGTTGCCCAAAACAACTGTACTTGAAAATGTAATGCTTCCTCTTATATATTCAAAAGACAAAAAAAATCATGAAGCAAAAGCCAAAAAAATACTAGAAGATGTTGGACTTAGTCATAGAATAAATCATTTTACAAATCAAATATCTGGTGGAGAAAAACAAAGAGTAGCTATAGCTCGTGCCCTTGTCAATAATCCAGATGTGCTTTTTGCTGATGAACCAACCGGAAACTTGGATTCAAAATCTGGAAAACAAATCATGGAAATACTTCAAGAATTAAATAACATGGGACATACAATAATTTTGGTAACACATGAAACATCTACCGCAGAACATGCAGACAGAATAATAAAAATAATTGATGGAGAAATAGTAGAAGATTATGCCGTAAAAGATAAAAAAATAGCAAAAAATGAAATTGGTATAAAATAA